The Halovivax ruber XH-70 genome includes the window AGGACCGTCGGGGCGAGATCGGCGAGCGTGGCGCCGTCGCGAAGCGACCGACCGTCGTCAGTTCCGTCGGGCGAGACGTACACGACCGGGACGGGATTCGTCGTGTGGGCGGTGTGTGGGTCGGCCGGGGTTCCCATGTCGTCGGCGTTGCCGTGGTCGGCAGTGACGAGGGCGTGTCCCCCCGCGTCGGCGATCGCCTCGAGGAGACGTCCGAGCTGGGTGTCGACGGCTTCGACGGCGGTAACGGCTGCATCGAAGTCGCCCGTGTGCCCGACCATGTCCGGGTTAGCGTAGTTGAGCACGAGGACGTCGGGGTCGTCCGCCGATAGGTGCTCGATCGCGGTGTCCGTGACGCCGGCTGCGCTCATCTCCGGTCGTTCGTCGTAGGTCGGGACGTCGGGGCTCTCGACGATCTCGCGTCGCTCGCCGTCGAACTCGACCTCGCGGCCGCCGTTCAGGAAGTACGTCACGTGGGCGTACTTCTCGGATTCGGCGATGCGCAACTGGGTCGCCCCGGCAGCTGCGAGCACCTCACCCAGGACGTTTGCGGGCTGGTTTGGCGGATATGCGACGGGAAGGTCGAACGTCCGGTCGTACTCGGTCAGCATCACGACCTGCGTCTCCGGCGGGCTGAGTTCGAACGCGTCCGCCCAGTCGTCCGGACGGATATCGGACAGCAGCCGCGTCAACTGTCGGGCGCGGTCGGCGCGGAAGTTGAACCAGACGACCGCATCCCCGTCGTCGATGGCCGGCTGATCGGCGACGACTGTCGGTTCGACGAACTCGTCGGTGTCGCCGCGCTCGTAGGACTCCTCGACGGCCGCGAGGGCCGACGGCGCCTCGTACGCCGCCTCCCGCTCGACGATCGCGTCGTAGGCGCGTTTCGTCCGCTCCCAGTTCTGGTCACGATCCATCGCGTAATAGCGCCCGGAGACCGTCGCGATGTCGCCAGTCCCTGCCGAGTCGACGACGGATTCGAGCGCCTGGAGGTACTCGCGACCGCCGGTCGGGGCCGTGTCTCGGCCGTCCGTGATCGCGTGGGTCACCGCTTCGACGTCGCGGTCGGCGGCGAGTTCGAGCAGGGCGTGGAGGTGGGCCTGATCCGAGTGAACGCCGCCGTCGCTGACGAGTCCCAGGAAGTGGACCCGCCCGTCGTTCGCCCGCGCGTATTCGAACGCGCCGTCGATGGCCTCGTTCTCTCCGAGGTGTCCGTCGGCGATGTCGTCCGTAATTCGCGTGTACTCCTGGTCGACGACACGGCCGGCGCCGATCGTCAGGTGGCCGACCTCGCTGTTGCCCATCTGGCCGGCCGGGAGGCCGACGGTGCGTCCGACGGCGTCGAGTGTCGAGACCGCACCCCGCTCGACGAGTCGATCGAACGTCGGCGTCTCCGCCGCGGCGACGGCGTTTCGGCGGTCGTTCGCTGGCCGAGTAGCTGTCCCTCCATCCTCGTCGTCACGATCAGCCGAACTGGAACTCCGCTGGGCCAGGCGATCCCACAACGGGTCGTCGGGTCCGAGTCCCCAGCCGTCGAGTACGATCAGCGCCGCGTCCATGGTACAGGCGACTCGACACGCGACCAATTAGCTGTCGCTCCCCGGTCGTGTCGACTGGTGTGTTGCTGGCACCGACACCGTTGCCAGTCGCCCGTTCGAGCGAGGCCACCTCGTCCTGCAGGACCGACCGCGACCTTTTTGCCGCTGGCATCGGTCCCCGGACACATGACGCTCGATCCGGTGCACTTCGACGGCATCGCCCGCCTCGCACGACGGATCGATCAGGGTGCATCCGAACAGGACCACCGTGAGCTCGCGGAGACGGTCTGGGCGGAGTTTCTCGATCCACTGACCGATGGCGACCGAGTGGTGCTGGAACCGATCGAGGACGTGAGTCGGCACCTCGTCGACATCGAGCGGATCGCCCTCTCGGAGCGGCCGTTTCCGACCCAGCACGGCCTCGATGCCGGAACGATCAACCCCACGTCGTTCCGGAACGGGCTGGTCATCGATATCGCGCAGGCCGCGATGGCCTCTTCGCCGTCGACGCTCGATCTCCACCGGTCGCGGACGGTCGTCGCAACCGTCCACTCGAACGACGCGACGGCGAGCGTCAACGACCGCTGGGATACGTTCGACGCGGGCTACAGCCGAAGCCGAGCCGTGAAGGTTCCGTCACTCCCGCGCTTCGCGGAGGGCGTCGTCCACGCGCTGGCGCTGTACATGGCCGAAGGTGAGCACGCCCTGTCCCACGCCGAGGACGTCGACGATCTGCTCGTTCTCGACGGACCGCTGTACCCCCGTGGGCTGCTCCGGTGGGCGGATCAACACTCGGATCTGGCCGAACTGCTGGTGACCGAACGCCAGCCTCGATCGGTCCTCGAAAAATACGTCCGGCTCGTCGAGTCGTTCGTCGAGCGATCGGTCCCCCTCGTCGGCTTCGTCAAGAACCCTGCCACACGTGTCCTCTCGCGAACGGTCGCCGAACACGGGATGGAGACGCCGTGGACCGACGACACCGCCTTCTTTACCCGCATCCTCGAACGCGGCGAGTCGGGTGCTGGCCCGGACGGCCGACAGTTCGACCGCGAGACGGACGCCCTCACGTACACCGGCTGGTTTCGCTCGCGAGGCGGTGTCGACGGCCCGATGTCGGTCGAAGGGGACGCACTCGGCGTCGAGCGAACGCTGGGTCCGGCGTGCTACGAAGTTACGTTCTTCGTCGTCTACGACCCGCGAACCGACCTCTGCTACCGGATCGAAGCGCCGTACGCGTTCACCCGCGATGCCGAGGTGCGCGAGGCGCTCACCCGTCACCTCCTCGCCGAGGTCGCGACCTCGCGGGGGCCGCCGCCGGTCGTGGAGAAGGCCGACGAGCTGGCGCGCATCAGCGCGCCGGAGAAAGCGTCCCTCCGCGAGACGTTCGAGGAGCGGTTCGCGACGACGGCTGAGCGCGATTACGACGATCGTCGCTGGGGAGACGACGGCCGACCGTTCGACTCGGCTGGACTCGGGTAGGGGAGCGTCGGGTTCTTGGAACGGGAACTGAAATCGCACTGGCCGAGACAGATCGCCGGATCCCTTTTCCCAACTGGCGGCGTACGACAACCATGCTCACGGTGCGGGGTCAGGCGGGCGGGACGGAACTCACCGGCACGATCTACGAGCGCGGCGAGGAGGCACCGCGGTTTCGCGGCGCGCCGGACGAGGACGCGGCCTACGTCTGGATCTGCGACGAGTTCTACGAGGTTTCGAGCGGCGGATCGCGACTCGAACTCGAGGATCGTGTCGTCAACGTCGCGTTCGAGACCCCGCTTCCGCGTGGCTTCGACACGAAGGAGCGCGCGATCGACGCCGCGACCGAACACGTCCGGACGCAGTTTCGCCGCATCGGTGTGGACGCCGACAGCGTCGAACTTTCCGTCGAACCAGTCGACGAAGCGGGAGAGCGTCCGCGTTGAGCACCGACGTTCGATCGATCGGTGAACCATCTATCGACGGGGTGAGACTTTTCCGTCCCGCGTTCGAGCACCCTGTATGGATTTCCCGCCCCCAAATAACCGATCCGAACGCGGACTCGACGTGTCCGGCTCGGCCGATCATATTCAGGCGTTATCGAGTCCACGGCGGGTCGCTACCCTCACAGCACTCGCCCGGCGCGACGAGTCGATGCGCGTCGAGGATCTCGCCAGACACGTCAGAGCTCTCGAGCGGGAGACGGACGTGACGGCGGTGTCCCGGCGGGAACAAAGGCGCGTCCAGACGTCGCTGCAGCACGCACACCTGCCGGCACTGGCTGCTCGATCGCTCGTCGACTGGGAGCACGGGAACGACTGGGTGGCGCTCCACCCCGACGTTTCGTCCGAGACGCTTCGCGAGACAGTCGGCGAGGCGCTTCCGACGGCGTCGACTCGCCATATCCGGACGCTGTCGGACCCGCGACGCAGGCAGGTTCTCGAACTCGTCGAGGAGTGTGAGACGCCACTCTCCATCGATACGCTCGCCAGACGGGTCGCGTCACTCGAGACGGGTGGGGGGAGTTCCTCACCTCCCGCGCAGACGATGGATCGGGTTCGAATCTCGCTCGTCCACTCCCACCTCCCGGCGCTCGATGACGCCGGCCTCTTGGCGTACGACAGGGAGACCGGGACAGTGACGAGCACTGCCCTGTCTCGCGTTGGCAACGAGTAAGGTGAATTGCGCGTGCGGGGGCAGGAATGGTGTCATCGGGGCGGTGGCCACTGTTCGAGTTTTCTCGTCGGCGGGTCGTGACAGCCCCGCGTCTGACGAGCGTCTGCCGCGGAGGGGAAACGTGTTTTAGGCAGCGGTTTCACTGTGACCGTATGACTGACCTTGGGGATTTCGAGAGTTACGCCGAGTCCGACGAGTCGTCGGATGCGGGGTCACCCCAGGCCGAATCGGACGGAGACGCGACGACAGCGACCGGGGCAGGTGCCGAAGGGTCCGAGTCGACGGATCGTGACGACGAGTTCGAGCGGACGACGGTCGAATCTACTACAGAGGAAGCGGGGATCGGTGCCCTCTCGGTCTCGCGTGGCCTCCGTGTGACCGAGGACGGCGAAGACACGACGTTGCAGGCGTACGTCACGCGCGAGAACCGTTCGCTGGTCCGCATCGGGAGCTACCTGATCGCACCGTATCCCGACGACGAGTTGCTGTTCTGTCGGATCACGGGCCTCGAGTACGCCCAGCAGTTTCACGCCGACGACGCGACGGAGATCCACGCGCGCCGGGCGATGGGCACCGACGACTTCGAGGAGGCCGACTACAAGTTCGTCGCGAGCCTCGAGCCGGTCGCGGTGCTGTACGAGGACGGTGGCGAACTCAAGCGGCGGATGACCGACCGCGTGCCGAAGCCCCAGACGACGCTCGAACGGGCGAGCGACCCGACGCAGATCAAGACCGGTTTGAAGATGCCCGAGGATGGGATCTTCCTCGGCCACCTCGCCGTCGGCGGGGAGAAAGTCCGCACCGCCGCGGAGCCACCGACGATCGATTACCGGCTGAACGACGACTACGACTCCGGCGATCCGCTCGTCTTCCGGCACACCCTCGTCGCCGGGGGGACGGGATCGGGGAAGACCCACGCTGCGAAGAACGTCCTCCGGCAATTCCTGGACGAGGAGCGACGCTACCCGATGGGCGACGGCCGCGAAGTTCGCCCCGCCGTCGTCCAGTTCGACCCGCAGGACGAGTACGCGCAGATGCACGACGACGGGGACTACGACGACGCATTCGCTCGCCGACTGGATCGCGAGGGAATCGCTCACGGTGGGCACGACGATACGGTGGCGTTCGTCCCGAAGGTGGGCTCGTCGACCTACGCGGCGGACCACCATCGCGCCGAGCAGATCGAGTTCACGATCCCGTTCTCGATGGTGAAGGACAACCCGTGGCTCGTCGCCGGGAGCGGCCTCAACGACAACCAGTACGGCGCGCTCGTCTCCGTCCTCCTGCCACGCTTCGAGCGAAACTACGGCGGGGACGCGACCTACGACGAGTTCACGACCTTTCTCGACGACCCGGCGCTCCGCGAGGAACTCGACGAGAGCGGCCTCGTCCACGAGGCGACGTTCGACGCCGTCCGCCGCCGGGTGCTGGGCTTTGGCCACCTGTTCGATCAGTCGGCCCAGCCGATCACCGACCTCGTCCACGAGTTCGTCAAACCCGGTCGCCTCTCGGTCGTCCCGACGTACCACCTCTCGGATTCGCGGGCGACGGAGGCGGTCGTCCTCGCCCTGTCGAGTCTCCTCATCGACGAGAAGCTCTCGAACGACCCGACGTACGAGCGGATCGAAGAGACGCCCCTCCTGCTGGGGATGGACGAGGCACACAACTTCCTCACGGACGCCGATTCCGTCCAGGCGCGCAAGGTCATCGGGAAGTTTACCGAAGCCGCGAAGCAGGGTCGCAAGGAGCGCCTCGGCCTGTTCCTCGTCACGCAGGATCCCCAGGACATCGACGACGCCGTCTTCAAGCAGATCAACACGACGGTCGTCCTCAACCTCGGTGACGAGGACGCCATCAAGAGCGTCAACATTCCCCGCTCGCTCGAATCGAAGGTCCCGTACATGGAGAAGGGTCAGCTGGTCGTCTACTCGCCGGACAACTCCGAACCGGTGGAACTGATCGGACTCCCACACTGCCTGACTCGGCACGGGCGGTGACTCCTATGGATGGACGATCACCAGCGGGCGATCGGGGTGTCGACGACGTCGATGGCGTCGCCGTCGGATCGAGCGCCGCCGAAGCCGAGTGCGTGCGATCGGACGGCGAGGCCGTCGAGTGTACGCTCTCGCTACCGGACGACCTGGCCGGCGACCTGGACGATTTCTGCCGGGAGCAGTACCTTCACCGCGAGGCTGCGGTTCGATCGTTGCTCGCCGAATGGCTCGACGGTCGGTCCGCCGAGTGATCTCTCTCTCTCTCTCTCTCTCTCGATTCCGCCGGACGGCTCGTTGATTGTGAATCACACCATCGCAATCGAAACCGAACGCACATATGATCGCCGGACGAGACTCCGATATGGAGCAGTTTCCCGAGGTCGTGGTCTGCCGGCTGGGTCACCGGCCTGGCCGCGACGACCGGATGACGACCCACGTCGGATTGACCGCACGGGCACTCGGTGCCGATCGCGTCATCTTTCCCGACAACGCGACCGACGCCGTCGAGACCGCCGAGGACATCACCGACCGGTTCGGCGGCCCCTTCACTGCCGAACTGGTGGAGAAACCGGCAGCTGTCGTGCGAAACTGGGAGGGACCGATCGCCCACCTGACGATGTACGGCGAACCTGTCCAGACCGTCGAGTCGGAGATTCGATCGACCGTCACGGAGGGGGACGACCCACTCCTGGTCGTCGTCGGCGCGGAGAAGGTCCCCTTCGAGATGTACGAACAGGCCGACTGGAACGTCGGGGTAACGAACCAGCCCCACTCCGAAATCGCCGGACTCGCCGTCTTCCTCGACCGGCTGTTCGACGGCGACGAACTCGACCGCGAGTGGGTGGATGCCTCGCGGAAAGTCGTCCCGAAGGAGACGGGCAAACTGGTATTGCCCGTGAGCGAGGAGTAGTCGGGACGACAGGGCCGACTCGATCTATTGCGGTGTCGAACCCGTAGGAATCAGTACGTCCTCAGTGGTGTCGTTCGCTGACGACGGGTCTGGAGGCACAGAAGAATGTGAGTCGCGGGGGCAGGGCGACGCACTCATCGACGACGGAGCGGCAGGGGCTTCCGACTCGATTCGATTTCGGTCGTGACGGTCGAGTACGCGTCAGGCCGAGGTCGCGAGTACGCGTCACGTCGAGATCGCGCAGCGCGTCGATCGCCGACAGTGGTGGGCACATGACGATCGTCGACTGTGGTGCGCACGTGACGATCGACTGCTGGTCGCTTCACTCGGCTGGCCGTGTCTTACGCGCCGTTGTCGGACTCGTTTCCATTCGAGCCGTCGTCCGATTCGTTGCCACCCGTACCGTCGTCCGACTCGTTGTCGCCCATCCCATCGTCCGATTCGTTGTCATCGATGCCGTCGTCCGACTCGTTGTCGTCCATCCCGTCGTCGGTTTCGTTGTCGTCGATACCACCAGTGTCGTCAGTCCCGGTGTCGTCGCCGGTGTCACCGTTGTCGTCCTCGGGGCCGCCACCGTCGTCACCACAGCCGGCGAGTGCGACGGTGCCGAGGGCGGCTCCGGCGACGGTCAGGTACTGTCGTCGATCGAGTGGATGGGGTGCATCCATGGGCGGCGGTATTCGAATCTCCTCGAAATGTTCCGACCGGTCGACTGCAGGCAATTTATGTGGTTTTCGGTGCGATTCGGTCGGTGAGAGGGGCCGGTGGGTCCGAGCCCCCCGATCGATCTGCACCACTCGCTCTCAAAAGACTTAATGGGCTGATCGGGCTATCGTCACCCAATGGCTTTTGAGGATCTCCTCGAGGACCCGGTCATACAGAAGTACCTCCACGAGCTGGTCGGGCCGAAGGGGATGCCCGTCGCGGCCGCCCCGCCCGAGGGCGAGGTGACCGACGAGGAACTCGCCGAGGAACTCGATCTCGAGTTGAACGACGTCCGCCGATCGCTGTTCATCCTGTACGAGAACGATCTCGCGAGTTATCGCCGGCTGCGCGACGAGGACTCCGGCTGGCTCACCTACCTCTGGACCTTCGAGTACGACAACATCCCGGAGAATCTGGAAGCGGAGCTTCACCGCCTCTACGAGGCGCTCAGCGACCGCCGAGAGTACGAACGAACCCACGAGTTCTACCTCTGTGAAATCTGCTCGATCCGGTTCGAGTTCGGTGAGGCGATGGACTTCGGGTTCGAGTGTCCGGAGTGTGGGACACCGATGGACGCGATGGACAACGATCGCCTCGTCTCGTCGATGGACGAGCGTATCGCCGCGCTCGAGGACGAACTCAACGTCGGCGCAGAGGCCTGATGGTCGTTCTCGCATCCAAGGTGTACGTGCAGGGCGACGCCCGCGAGCGCACGCTCCGCTCACTGGAGTCACTCGTCGAGAACGCGCTGGGCGAGCTCGACGTCACCTACGAGATCGGTGTCAGACACGACGACTTCCCGAGTGTCACCGTCGACGGTGACGACGCCGTCGTGGCACGAAACCTCCTCAGAGACGAGTGGGGCGAAATCACGGAGCTCGAACCCGGGACGACAGCCGTTGGAACACTCGACGCCTGGGACGAGGACGGTTTCGTCATCGACGCCGGCGAGCCGGTTCGTATCGAGGCCGACGAGCTCGGTCTCGGTCCGGGTAGTCCCGCACAGATTCGCGAGCGCTTCGGGCTGGTCCAGCACCTCCCGATGGAGTTCGTCTACGGCGGCGACGAACCGAGTCGTCTTTCGGACGCCGAACGTGACCGCCTCTACGAGTGGACGCGTGGCGACGGTCGGTTGAACGTCAATAGTGCGACGAGAGGTGAGGTTCGGGCGACGCTCAACCGGGCCGGGCACGCCCAGGACTACGTCACCGTCGAACGGCTCGGACTTCTCGAACAGAGTGTCGTCGCGACGGAAGACACGGATCCGCCAGGGCTCCTCGCGAGCGTCGGCTCGTACCTGCCGGCGGAACTGCTGTGTGTCGTTCCCTGATATGGTTTCGGTACCGAATCGGCGGCTCGTTCTCGCTGCACTCGCTGTCACTGCACTCCTCCTCGTCGCCGGGTGCACCTCGAACCAGATTCCCGACGAGCAACTCGATAGCGAGTACGACTATTCGGACCTCAGAGAGCGAAACGCCACCGTCGCGATCGATCTCGAAGCCGGCGGCCTGCTCGACGATGGGTCGTTCGCGGCGGTCTACGACCTCGAGGATACCGACGAAATCGACGTGTACAGAAGCGGCTTGTTCAGCGATAGCCCGCTCGACGTCGAGAGTGTCAGATTCTGGTACGCGAACGGCACGGTCGTCAACGGGTCGGAGCTTGCCGTCGACCGGGGCCAGTCACAGACGACGATCAGTCTCCCAGCATCGAACGGAACGGTCGCGTTCTCGGGAGCGGCCGGGAAGAAATCGTTCTCCCTTCCTGCGTTCCGATCGGGCTCGTACAACGTCACCTTGCCGGCGAACCAGCGATCTTCGTCGCTGATTCTCGGCTCAGTGTCACCGGGTGGCTTCGAACGCTCGATCCACGACGACACGGAGACACTCCAGTGGGAGTCGGTCGACGAGCCCCTCTCATTGCAGTACTATCACGAACGCGACGTCTGGATCTTCTACGGGGCTATCGCACTGGCCGTCGTCGGTGGTGGCATCGCTGCCGCCGCTACGTACCGGCGCCTGGCGCAGTTACGACGCCAGCGGGCCGAGATGGGTATCGAGGACGATCCATCGGAGTGAATTTACCGAGATTCAGTGGAGTGACTCCACCGACATCCTACCGAATGGATCTGCCGTGAGTCAGCACAAGGAATTCGCCGACCGTGACCGGGAACTGGTCGCCGAACGGTCACGACAGCTGATTGGCCGCCGAACGGCCGTGATCGCTGATTGGTTGCTGGATGGTCGCGATCGCTGACTGGTCGCGTTGGGGCACAGTTTTAACCGTCCACGTAGATACGTCGAGACGAACATGTCTTCGGACCTCCCCGACGGAGTGCGAGACGCCGAGGGGGACAGCGAGGGGGAAACGGGTGAGTCACCGGACGAAGAGGTCTACGAACGATTTACGATCGTTCAGATCGGCGACCATCGGCTGGCAATTCCGGTAACGGCCGTCGGGTCCGTCATCAATCGCGCGGTCGACGTCACACGAGTGCCACGTTCGTCGCCTGCCGTCGAGGGTGTAACCGACATTCGGGGACAGATCACGACGCTGGTCGATCCGCACGTCCACTTCCCGGACAGTGGCGGGCCGTCAGACGCACAGACGTTGCTCGTTTTCGACGACCGTGACCAACCGTCGGCGGTTCACGTCGACGAAGTGATCGGCGTGGAGGCCGTCCCGGAGGACGGAGTCTTCGACCAGACCGCCTACGACGAGGACGAACGGGATGGAACGGCACTCGCCCATCCGCTCATCAGTGGGGCGATTCGAGTCGAGACGCGTACGGGAGGTGCCCTCGTCGATTCCATGGTCGCCGACAAACCGACCGAGGACGCCGACGACCCAGTGCGTGAGACAGGACTCGGACGTGCGCAATCGACCGCCGAACCGGACGAGTCTGGTGTGATCGTCGGTGAGTTCTCGCTCGACGAGGACGCTCCCGACGAACCGGCCTCGGCCGATCGTGACTCGCCGCCGGACTCGGAGGAGGTCGAGGTCGAGATCACGCCCATCCTCGACGTGGACGCGTTCTTGCTGGCGTCCGGTCGCCCTGTCGACGACCGGGATCCGGTCGATCGCGCGACTGCGGAGTAGCGTCTCTGAATCCGCTCCCGGGGTAGGTGGCACGCGAAAACACACCCACGAAATTACTGCCTCGTTGTCGAACTCGCTCTCCTTGACTCTCGTTGTCGCGTGGTCGGTCCGTTTCTTCATCTAGGTAGAATTATATTTTGAGACCGACCGTCACGGTATTCACCTGACTCCCCAATTGTTTGTATGCAGAATTAGGACACATGCTCGACAAGCAGCCACTCTGTTCGTGTGTCTGTTGGGGTGCCGTACCCACCTATCCTGCCTCGGTTCGCTAGATCACGTCGTCTGTCGTCACTCGATTGCGGCCACGATCCCAATGGGATCGCTCTCTGGACTGACCAGTTTATCACGACTGATAATCGGGAGACAGCATTTATGGTCGTCGTATTTCTATCAGATGTTGGTGTACAACTAAATGTCGCAAGGGGTGCTTATCGTCGACGACTCCCA containing:
- a CDS encoding DUF7344 domain-containing protein; amino-acid sequence: MDFPPPNNRSERGLDVSGSADHIQALSSPRRVATLTALARRDESMRVEDLARHVRALERETDVTAVSRREQRRVQTSLQHAHLPALAARSLVDWEHGNDWVALHPDVSSETLRETVGEALPTASTRHIRTLSDPRRRQVLELVEECETPLSIDTLARRVASLETGGGSSSPPAQTMDRVRISLVHSHLPALDDAGLLAYDRETGTVTSTALSRVGNE
- the gpmI gene encoding 2,3-bisphosphoglycerate-independent phosphoglycerate mutase, producing MDAALIVLDGWGLGPDDPLWDRLAQRSSSSADRDDEDGGTATRPANDRRNAVAAAETPTFDRLVERGAVSTLDAVGRTVGLPAGQMGNSEVGHLTIGAGRVVDQEYTRITDDIADGHLGENEAIDGAFEYARANDGRVHFLGLVSDGGVHSDQAHLHALLELAADRDVEAVTHAITDGRDTAPTGGREYLQALESVVDSAGTGDIATVSGRYYAMDRDQNWERTKRAYDAIVEREAAYEAPSALAAVEESYERGDTDEFVEPTVVADQPAIDDGDAVVWFNFRADRARQLTRLLSDIRPDDWADAFELSPPETQVVMLTEYDRTFDLPVAYPPNQPANVLGEVLAAAGATQLRIAESEKYAHVTYFLNGGREVEFDGERREIVESPDVPTYDERPEMSAAGVTDTAIEHLSADDPDVLVLNYANPDMVGHTGDFDAAVTAVEAVDTQLGRLLEAIADAGGHALVTADHGNADDMGTPADPHTAHTTNPVPVVYVSPDGTDDGRSLRDGATLADLAPTVLTLTGIDRPAAMTGRPLFDD
- a CDS encoding DUF5803 family protein; protein product: MVSVPNRRLVLAALAVTALLLVAGCTSNQIPDEQLDSEYDYSDLRERNATVAIDLEAGGLLDDGSFAAVYDLEDTDEIDVYRSGLFSDSPLDVESVRFWYANGTVVNGSELAVDRGQSQTTISLPASNGTVAFSGAAGKKSFSLPAFRSGSYNVTLPANQRSSSLILGSVSPGGFERSIHDDTETLQWESVDEPLSLQYYHERDVWIFYGAIALAVVGGGIAAAATYRRLAQLRRQRAEMGIEDDPSE
- a CDS encoding tRNA (cytidine(56)-2'-O)-methyltransferase; this encodes MEQFPEVVVCRLGHRPGRDDRMTTHVGLTARALGADRVIFPDNATDAVETAEDITDRFGGPFTAELVEKPAAVVRNWEGPIAHLTMYGEPVQTVESEIRSTVTEGDDPLLVVVGAEKVPFEMYEQADWNVGVTNQPHSEIAGLAVFLDRLFDGDELDREWVDASRKVVPKETGKLVLPVSEE
- a CDS encoding DNA double-strand break repair nuclease NurA, with the protein product MTLDPVHFDGIARLARRIDQGASEQDHRELAETVWAEFLDPLTDGDRVVLEPIEDVSRHLVDIERIALSERPFPTQHGLDAGTINPTSFRNGLVIDIAQAAMASSPSTLDLHRSRTVVATVHSNDATASVNDRWDTFDAGYSRSRAVKVPSLPRFAEGVVHALALYMAEGEHALSHAEDVDDLLVLDGPLYPRGLLRWADQHSDLAELLVTERQPRSVLEKYVRLVESFVERSVPLVGFVKNPATRVLSRTVAEHGMETPWTDDTAFFTRILERGESGAGPDGRQFDRETDALTYTGWFRSRGGVDGPMSVEGDALGVERTLGPACYEVTFFVVYDPRTDLCYRIEAPYAFTRDAEVREALTRHLLAEVATSRGPPPVVEKADELARISAPEKASLRETFEERFATTAERDYDDRRWGDDGRPFDSAGLG
- a CDS encoding transcription initiation factor IIE, subunit alpha, translating into MAFEDLLEDPVIQKYLHELVGPKGMPVAAAPPEGEVTDEELAEELDLELNDVRRSLFILYENDLASYRRLRDEDSGWLTYLWTFEYDNIPENLEAELHRLYEALSDRREYERTHEFYLCEICSIRFEFGEAMDFGFECPECGTPMDAMDNDRLVSSMDERIAALEDELNVGAEA
- a CDS encoding DUF7113 family protein, with the translated sequence MLTVRGQAGGTELTGTIYERGEEAPRFRGAPDEDAAYVWICDEFYEVSSGGSRLELEDRVVNVAFETPLPRGFDTKERAIDAATEHVRTQFRRIGVDADSVELSVEPVDEAGERPR
- a CDS encoding DUF2110 family protein codes for the protein MVVLASKVYVQGDARERTLRSLESLVENALGELDVTYEIGVRHDDFPSVTVDGDDAVVARNLLRDEWGEITELEPGTTAVGTLDAWDEDGFVIDAGEPVRIEADELGLGPGSPAQIRERFGLVQHLPMEFVYGGDEPSRLSDAERDRLYEWTRGDGRLNVNSATRGEVRATLNRAGHAQDYVTVERLGLLEQSVVATEDTDPPGLLASVGSYLPAELLCVVP
- a CDS encoding chemotaxis protein CheW encodes the protein MSSDLPDGVRDAEGDSEGETGESPDEEVYERFTIVQIGDHRLAIPVTAVGSVINRAVDVTRVPRSSPAVEGVTDIRGQITTLVDPHVHFPDSGGPSDAQTLLVFDDRDQPSAVHVDEVIGVEAVPEDGVFDQTAYDEDERDGTALAHPLISGAIRVETRTGGALVDSMVADKPTEDADDPVRETGLGRAQSTAEPDESGVIVGEFSLDEDAPDEPASADRDSPPDSEEVEVEITPILDVDAFLLASGRPVDDRDPVDRATAE
- a CDS encoding ATP-binding protein, which translates into the protein MTDLGDFESYAESDESSDAGSPQAESDGDATTATGAGAEGSESTDRDDEFERTTVESTTEEAGIGALSVSRGLRVTEDGEDTTLQAYVTRENRSLVRIGSYLIAPYPDDELLFCRITGLEYAQQFHADDATEIHARRAMGTDDFEEADYKFVASLEPVAVLYEDGGELKRRMTDRVPKPQTTLERASDPTQIKTGLKMPEDGIFLGHLAVGGEKVRTAAEPPTIDYRLNDDYDSGDPLVFRHTLVAGGTGSGKTHAAKNVLRQFLDEERRYPMGDGREVRPAVVQFDPQDEYAQMHDDGDYDDAFARRLDREGIAHGGHDDTVAFVPKVGSSTYAADHHRAEQIEFTIPFSMVKDNPWLVAGSGLNDNQYGALVSVLLPRFERNYGGDATYDEFTTFLDDPALREELDESGLVHEATFDAVRRRVLGFGHLFDQSAQPITDLVHEFVKPGRLSVVPTYHLSDSRATEAVVLALSSLLIDEKLSNDPTYERIEETPLLLGMDEAHNFLTDADSVQARKVIGKFTEAAKQGRKERLGLFLVTQDPQDIDDAVFKQINTTVVLNLGDEDAIKSVNIPRSLESKVPYMEKGQLVVYSPDNSEPVELIGLPHCLTRHGR